From Candidatus Thermoplasmatota archaeon, the proteins below share one genomic window:
- a CDS encoding ATPase, translating to MGLAIGAGLAIGLAGLATGIAQKDIGAAAVGATAEDAGFLGRGILLVAIPETIVIFGFVVAFLLLGKIA from the coding sequence ATGGGCCTCGCGATCGGCGCGGGCCTCGCGATCGGCCTCGCCGGCCTCGCGACGGGTATCGCGCAGAAGGACATCGGCGCGGCCGCCGTCGGCGCGACCGCGGAGGACGCGGGCTTCCTCGGCCGCGGTATCCTGCTCGTGGCCATCCCCGAGACGATCGTCATCTTCGGGTTCGTCGTCGCTTTCCTGCTCCTCGGCAAGATCGCGTAG
- a CDS encoding V-type ATP synthase subunit I, translating to MALKPEPMQRVLVISSRDRERAIIETLYKLRVAHIVDHVEGRDAAFADFRLGRSLPESSKASERLVRIRGMIRALGLEGKKPARASAGRAIDEQLETAVFAAEQDVAGAAESKAKAQAAIDALTEEETRLRPLASLPFDLEDFRGYESLAVFVGATAEPVDAAIRAAAPDAEVFRGEGNLVAVFAPVASRDAVADALFKAGYRETSVPEGAGSIPARLAAIEQERAGLKVRLEQSESRLADLAARHGDFLLAAEEHLAIEVEKAEAPLTFASTEHAFAVDAWVPAEDVGSLKAALDQATSGNVHIVERERAADHHAHGHGPEHLVETHGETAAHEEPPTKLKNAAGANQFQFFTEMFSVPKWNEIDPTIVLALTFPFFYGLMIGDAGYGVLMALVGLLLLKLVKKAGTGGRELGFAFLVSGIVAFSFGFFVFEDAFGIPFDAPHTAVEEMKAHGEALTCAAFQSSHAETTWRCLLTGQFKEGHPYVHKLAEVGDLLIFSVVAAFFHLGVGFLFGVLNEAGHSKKHAIAKASWILVLSGFMILVLSQAGSLAPRVGGFLAALLPAAAFDPLMAGAFIGLGVLGLVVTEGAIALLEVPSLLANMLSYTRLAGVGVAKGAMVAAFNGLTLVAMTLTGGSLVIAVVGIVLFAICQLLVFGLGLLSSGIQAIRLNYVEFFTKFYKGGGKKFSPFGRVREFTTE from the coding sequence ATGGCGCTCAAGCCGGAACCGATGCAGCGGGTCCTCGTCATCTCCTCGCGGGACCGCGAACGCGCGATCATCGAGACGCTCTACAAGCTCCGCGTCGCGCACATCGTGGATCACGTCGAGGGACGCGACGCCGCGTTCGCCGACTTCCGGCTCGGCCGCTCCCTTCCTGAATCCTCCAAGGCCTCGGAGCGCCTCGTGCGCATCCGCGGCATGATCCGCGCCCTCGGCCTCGAGGGCAAGAAGCCCGCGCGCGCGAGCGCGGGCCGCGCGATCGACGAACAGCTCGAGACCGCGGTCTTCGCGGCCGAGCAGGACGTCGCCGGCGCCGCCGAGTCCAAGGCGAAGGCTCAGGCCGCGATCGACGCGCTCACCGAGGAGGAGACGCGCCTGCGCCCCCTCGCCTCCCTTCCGTTCGATCTCGAGGACTTCCGCGGCTACGAGAGCCTCGCGGTCTTCGTCGGCGCGACCGCCGAGCCCGTTGACGCCGCAATCCGCGCGGCCGCGCCGGACGCGGAGGTCTTCCGCGGCGAGGGCAACCTCGTCGCCGTCTTCGCGCCCGTCGCCTCGCGCGACGCCGTCGCGGACGCGCTCTTCAAGGCCGGCTACCGCGAAACGAGCGTGCCCGAGGGCGCGGGCTCCATCCCCGCGCGCCTCGCCGCGATCGAGCAGGAGCGCGCGGGCCTCAAGGTCCGCCTCGAGCAGTCGGAATCGCGCCTCGCGGACCTCGCGGCGCGCCACGGCGACTTCCTCCTTGCGGCCGAGGAGCATCTCGCGATCGAGGTCGAGAAGGCCGAAGCCCCGCTCACGTTCGCCTCGACGGAGCACGCCTTCGCGGTCGACGCCTGGGTCCCCGCCGAGGACGTCGGCTCCCTCAAGGCTGCCCTCGACCAGGCGACGTCGGGCAACGTGCACATTGTCGAGCGCGAGCGCGCGGCGGACCACCACGCCCACGGGCACGGCCCGGAGCACCTCGTCGAGACGCACGGCGAGACCGCCGCGCACGAGGAGCCCCCGACCAAGCTCAAGAACGCGGCGGGCGCCAACCAGTTCCAGTTCTTCACGGAGATGTTCTCGGTCCCGAAGTGGAACGAGATCGATCCCACCATCGTCCTCGCCCTCACGTTCCCGTTCTTCTACGGGCTCATGATCGGCGACGCGGGCTACGGCGTCCTCATGGCGCTCGTCGGCCTCCTCCTGCTCAAGCTCGTCAAGAAGGCCGGCACCGGCGGCCGCGAACTCGGCTTCGCGTTCCTCGTCTCCGGTATCGTCGCCTTCTCCTTCGGCTTCTTCGTCTTCGAGGACGCCTTCGGCATTCCCTTCGACGCGCCGCACACCGCCGTCGAGGAGATGAAGGCCCACGGCGAGGCGCTCACGTGCGCCGCCTTCCAGTCCTCGCACGCCGAGACGACGTGGCGCTGCCTCCTCACGGGGCAGTTCAAGGAAGGCCACCCTTACGTGCACAAGCTCGCGGAAGTGGGCGATCTGCTCATCTTCTCCGTCGTCGCCGCGTTCTTCCACCTCGGCGTCGGCTTCCTCTTCGGCGTCCTCAACGAGGCCGGCCACTCGAAGAAGCACGCGATCGCGAAGGCGAGCTGGATCCTCGTCCTCTCGGGCTTCATGATCCTCGTGCTGAGCCAGGCCGGTTCGCTCGCGCCCCGCGTCGGCGGCTTCCTCGCCGCGCTCCTGCCCGCCGCAGCCTTCGATCCGCTCATGGCGGGCGCCTTCATCGGCCTCGGCGTCCTCGGCCTCGTCGTCACGGAAGGCGCGATCGCCCTCCTCGAGGTCCCGTCGCTCCTCGCGAACATGCTGTCGTACACGCGTCTCGCGGGCGTCGGCGTCGCGAAGGGCGCGATGGTCGCAGCCTTCAACGGGCTCACGCTCGTCGCGATGACGCTCACCGGCGGCAGCCTCGTGATCGCCGTGGTCGGCATCGTCCTCTTCGCCATCTGCCAACTCCTTGTCTTCGGCCTCGGGCTCCTGAGCTCGGGCATCCAGGCCATCCGGTTGAACTACGTGGAGTTCTTCACGAAGTTCTACAAGGGTGGCGGCAAGAAGTTCTCGCCGTTCGGGCGAGTCAGGGAATTCACAACGGAATAA
- a CDS encoding RNA-binding domain-containing protein produces the protein MRRIRIRAPIRATEDPAKVEAAVRNVFPDALVEIAPDGLVAQAESLDRLAELIANHRIPDSARGGMLRGHPHGAASLAFRLGKQAAAAGRPHFSPPASALGDIEVGLEAESEEALLRWVYATAPDTTVDAALATVPPPYRPAP, from the coding sequence GTGCGACGCATCCGCATCCGGGCGCCCATCCGCGCCACCGAGGACCCCGCGAAGGTCGAGGCCGCGGTCAGGAACGTCTTCCCCGACGCCCTCGTCGAGATCGCCCCCGATGGCCTCGTCGCGCAGGCCGAGAGCCTGGACCGGCTCGCGGAGCTCATCGCCAACCACCGCATCCCCGACAGCGCGCGCGGCGGGATGCTGCGGGGACACCCCCACGGCGCCGCATCGCTCGCGTTCCGGCTCGGCAAGCAGGCGGCCGCAGCCGGCCGACCGCACTTCTCGCCCCCCGCCTCCGCGCTCGGCGACATCGAGGTGGGCCTCGAAGCCGAGTCCGAGGAGGCGCTCCTGCGATGGGTCTATGCGACCGCGCCCGACACCACCGTGGACGCCGCCCTCGCGACGGTGCCTCCCCCGTACCGACCCGCTCCCTGA
- a CDS encoding PfkB family carbohydrate kinase, producing the protein MRVTVFGSVAFDTVGLVDRLPEPESTARVASLALVPGGAAGNVAARLGALGARPALAATVGPDFGGSAYERALAKLGVDLSRLVRVEEATAHAFIFNAPDGHQVLFFHPGASTRLAAMPVRETDLAHFSAGEIPAYPAHMERAEYVTFDPGQEVYHRPIADIEACLPHVDVWFGNKRELDRLARASPALAIRAMLKTGVDAVVETRGGEGTLVHTAAGSTVIPAVPAQLVDATGAGDAHRAGYLLALAGGLGFEDAARVASASAAFAVETLGPQTSLPDARAVAARYAATFGRWPL; encoded by the coding sequence GTGCGCGTCACGGTCTTCGGCTCGGTGGCCTTCGACACGGTCGGCCTCGTCGATCGATTGCCGGAGCCCGAATCGACCGCGCGGGTCGCAAGCCTCGCGTTGGTCCCGGGTGGAGCCGCGGGCAACGTCGCGGCCCGCCTCGGCGCCCTCGGCGCTCGCCCCGCGCTCGCGGCGACGGTCGGACCCGATTTCGGGGGAAGCGCGTACGAGCGGGCGCTCGCGAAGCTGGGGGTCGATCTCTCGCGGCTCGTCCGCGTGGAGGAAGCGACGGCGCACGCGTTCATCTTCAACGCGCCCGATGGGCACCAGGTGCTCTTCTTCCACCCGGGCGCCTCGACGCGGCTCGCCGCGATGCCCGTCCGGGAGACGGACCTCGCGCATTTCAGCGCGGGCGAGATTCCCGCCTATCCCGCGCACATGGAGCGGGCCGAGTACGTGACGTTCGACCCCGGCCAGGAAGTGTACCACCGGCCGATCGCCGACATCGAAGCGTGTCTTCCGCACGTCGACGTGTGGTTCGGCAACAAGCGCGAGCTCGATCGCCTCGCCCGAGCCTCGCCCGCGCTTGCGATCAGGGCCATGCTGAAAACGGGCGTCGATGCCGTCGTGGAAACGCGCGGCGGCGAAGGGACGCTCGTCCACACGGCCGCGGGCTCGACGGTCATTCCCGCCGTGCCCGCGCAGCTCGTGGACGCGACGGGGGCGGGCGATGCGCACCGCGCGGGCTATCTTTTAGCCCTTGCCGGCGGACTCGGCTTCGAGGACGCGGCGCGCGTCGCGAGCGCCTCCGCGGCCTTCGCGGTGGAAACACTCGGGCCGCAGACGTCGCTTCCGGACGCGCGCGCCGTCGCCGCGCGATATGCCGCGACCTTCGGGCGCTGGCCGCTCTGA
- a CDS encoding Hsp20/alpha crystallin family protein yields the protein MRSPSDEIDPKGLRADFTWRPRAPDIEIIEETDALIVACEIPGAEREDIRVDVSPQRVVISALARGIDAVKGYLRRERFPSFERSIALPSEVRPDAAEAHFNNGVLEVVLPKRVGGGVGVYRLPAE from the coding sequence GTGCGCTCACCCTCCGATGAGATCGATCCGAAGGGCCTTCGCGCGGACTTCACCTGGCGGCCGCGCGCGCCCGACATCGAGATCATCGAGGAGACGGACGCGCTCATCGTCGCCTGCGAGATTCCGGGCGCCGAGCGCGAAGACATCCGCGTCGACGTGAGCCCCCAGCGCGTCGTGATTTCCGCCCTCGCCCGCGGCATCGACGCCGTGAAGGGGTACCTCCGCCGCGAACGGTTTCCGAGCTTCGAGCGCTCGATCGCCCTCCCGTCGGAGGTCCGGCCGGACGCCGCCGAAGCCCACTTCAACAACGGCGTGCTCGAGGTCGTTCTGCCCAAGCGCGTCGGGGGCGGCGTCGGCGTCTACCGCCTCCCGGCGGAATGA
- a CDS encoding methanogen output domain 1-containing protein — translation MARPPGKATEIKGLDLTTFATRLVGDLAAELTAVMGDKQAREVVSLVGLGMAEDLERAVAQGVVKDPEGRFSPDDVGKILVEVKRRIRGDFSVESASSSRLVLTNRRCPFGDEVKGRPALCKMTSSVFGGVAARHFGAATVEIEKAIARGDEGCRVTILLGAAAPKTRSPWVEHYRGPD, via the coding sequence ATGGCGCGCCCCCCGGGCAAGGCCACGGAGATCAAGGGTCTGGACCTGACGACGTTCGCGACGCGTCTCGTGGGCGACCTTGCCGCCGAGTTGACCGCCGTCATGGGCGATAAACAAGCCCGCGAGGTCGTGAGCCTGGTGGGCCTCGGGATGGCCGAGGACCTCGAGCGGGCCGTCGCCCAAGGTGTCGTCAAGGATCCCGAAGGCCGCTTCTCCCCGGACGACGTCGGCAAGATCCTCGTCGAGGTCAAACGACGCATCCGCGGCGATTTCTCGGTCGAATCCGCGAGTTCGTCGCGCCTGGTCCTCACGAACCGCCGGTGCCCGTTCGGCGACGAGGTCAAGGGTCGGCCCGCGCTCTGCAAGATGACCTCGAGCGTGTTCGGCGGGGTCGCGGCGCGGCATTTCGGCGCGGCCACCGTCGAGATCGAGAAGGCGATCGCGCGCGGCGACGAGGGGTGCCGCGTCACCATTCTTCTCGGCGCAGCCGCGCCGAAGACCCGGTCCCCCTGGGTCGAGCACTACCGCGGCCCCGACTGA
- a CDS encoding GNAT family N-acetyltransferase: protein MGLRMMDEARTIGIREAMADPAWTRDFPSAFAHPGYLAAAARGGPAPGRPLLLEADAGGKGPTRWGLVEYAKFGFVGSAAWTEPVLAEGADRARAWRSLLETLRRRGHAILRMNCVSSLRWSDDDVQAAADAARALGARVATSNYGTYVNDLSLSEADRFKALDESHRRKVKAAIREKLGFETLDVAAFEDYVRMSDATFARQGIPGPSRAYLEGLRDTPSHFTFHAARNAEGVPQAVALIAHDRGTAYYLHGGSGLRPAKGAGNWLHWALMNHLAARGIARYDFGGVDLRPVHGQSDGIRAFKKSFGGEFREYRAIDVVFSPVKHRLIETGRALAAKVGL, encoded by the coding sequence TTGGGACTGCGCATGATGGACGAGGCTCGAACGATCGGGATCCGCGAAGCGATGGCCGACCCCGCCTGGACGCGGGATTTTCCCTCCGCGTTCGCGCACCCGGGATACCTCGCCGCAGCGGCCCGCGGTGGCCCCGCTCCGGGGAGGCCCCTGCTCCTCGAGGCGGACGCCGGCGGTAAGGGTCCGACGCGCTGGGGGCTCGTCGAATACGCGAAATTCGGCTTCGTCGGCTCGGCGGCCTGGACCGAGCCCGTGCTTGCGGAAGGCGCCGACCGCGCGCGAGCCTGGAGGAGCCTCCTCGAAACGCTGCGCCGACGCGGCCACGCCATCCTGCGCATGAACTGCGTGTCGAGCCTGCGATGGAGCGACGACGACGTCCAGGCCGCGGCCGATGCCGCCCGCGCCCTCGGCGCGCGCGTCGCGACCTCGAACTACGGGACGTACGTCAACGACCTGAGCCTCTCCGAAGCCGACCGCTTCAAGGCCCTCGACGAATCGCACCGACGCAAGGTCAAGGCGGCGATCCGCGAGAAGCTCGGCTTCGAGACCCTCGACGTCGCCGCGTTCGAGGATTACGTCCGCATGAGCGACGCGACGTTCGCCCGTCAGGGCATCCCGGGTCCCTCCCGCGCCTACCTCGAAGGCCTCCGCGACACCCCGAGCCACTTCACGTTCCACGCCGCTCGCAACGCGGAAGGCGTCCCCCAGGCCGTCGCCCTCATCGCGCACGACCGCGGCACCGCCTACTACCTCCACGGCGGAAGCGGCTTGCGTCCGGCCAAGGGGGCCGGCAACTGGCTCCACTGGGCGCTCATGAACCACCTCGCGGCCCGCGGCATCGCGCGATACGACTTCGGAGGCGTCGACCTCAGGCCCGTCCACGGACAGAGCGACGGCATCCGCGCCTTCAAGAAAAGCTTCGGCGGCGAATTCCGCGAATACCGCGCCATCGACGTCGTCTTCTCGCCCGTCAAGCATCGCCTCATCGAGACCGGGCGCGCGCTCGCGGCGAAGGTCGGGCTCTGA
- a CDS encoding lysyl oxidase family protein, which translates to MNGRVVALVIGALAAASVSAAAVLMAAGQSEEPKADQDPGPARCADGCPDLVVDEFTLRRDLKQENMSFGAASCAVREGMAPEGDHNYLRFSITTLNIGNADLKLGNPQTQPDFFEFQPCHDHYHFQNYAVFRLWDVSAYLEYRDLRDKNPEATADDILLTNPHLKDGFFAGTKVGFCLRDTSGPRGVMPAGTPRYSDCMVDQGISVGWGDLYDYTVHGQWIMIDGATSGAYYLEVEVNPLRILEESDYTNNALAIRINLA; encoded by the coding sequence ATGAACGGGCGCGTGGTGGCCCTCGTGATCGGAGCCCTGGCGGCGGCGAGCGTCTCGGCAGCGGCGGTTCTCATGGCCGCGGGACAGTCCGAGGAACCGAAAGCCGATCAGGATCCCGGACCCGCGCGCTGCGCCGACGGCTGCCCCGACCTCGTCGTCGACGAGTTCACCCTCCGCCGCGACCTCAAGCAGGAGAACATGAGCTTCGGGGCCGCCTCGTGCGCGGTGCGCGAAGGCATGGCGCCCGAGGGCGACCACAACTACCTGCGCTTCTCCATCACGACCCTGAACATCGGCAACGCCGATCTCAAGCTCGGCAACCCGCAGACCCAGCCCGACTTCTTCGAGTTCCAGCCGTGCCACGACCACTACCATTTCCAGAACTACGCGGTCTTCCGCCTCTGGGACGTCTCGGCGTACCTCGAGTACCGCGACCTGCGCGACAAGAACCCGGAAGCGACGGCCGACGACATCCTGCTCACGAACCCGCACCTCAAGGACGGGTTCTTCGCGGGCACCAAGGTCGGCTTCTGCCTGCGGGACACGAGCGGGCCCCGCGGCGTCATGCCCGCGGGCACGCCGCGCTACAGCGACTGCATGGTCGACCAGGGCATCAGCGTCGGGTGGGGCGACCTCTACGACTACACGGTCCACGGGCAGTGGATCATGATCGACGGCGCGACGTCCGGCGCCTACTACCTCGAGGTCGAAGTCAACCCGCTCCGCATCCTCGAGGAGTCGGACTACACGAACAACGCGCTCGCGATCCGGATCAACCTGGCGTGA
- a CDS encoding archaeosine biosynthesis radical SAM protein RaSEA, with protein sequence MTPEFTKVAFYQPLAKASREARRLTVRDDDPTEPSTTFTQPDRWEGKEVQAFVVILRTRGCRWALGGGCTFCGYVNDSFVRKIEAKELITQFTKALASYKGEPILKIYTSGSFFDPYEVAEEAQSAIVALVPGSVRKLNVEAQAPDVTESRVAAVAKAKRVDLKLEVGVGLESANPAVARYSVNKEFFLADFEAAAKAAAAHGATLKAYTMVKPPYLTEAEAIEDAVATARLAGPHASTVSFNPMNIQKNTLVERLWTRGQYRPPWLWSVVEVLKRAKEATSTPVKSDPVAGGKHRGAHNCGTCDDHVLAAIQAFNVSQDVRVFSSLACACQETWRDVLDLEGFHQGPIGELADDA encoded by the coding sequence ATGACGCCCGAATTCACCAAGGTCGCGTTCTACCAGCCCCTCGCGAAGGCCTCGCGGGAGGCGCGCCGCCTGACGGTGCGCGACGACGACCCCACGGAGCCCTCGACCACGTTCACGCAGCCCGACCGGTGGGAGGGCAAGGAGGTCCAGGCGTTCGTCGTCATCCTCCGCACGCGGGGCTGCCGCTGGGCGCTCGGCGGAGGCTGCACGTTCTGCGGCTACGTGAACGACTCGTTCGTCCGCAAGATCGAGGCGAAGGAGCTGATCACGCAATTCACGAAGGCGCTCGCCTCGTACAAGGGCGAGCCCATCCTGAAGATCTACACCTCCGGCTCCTTCTTCGACCCGTACGAGGTCGCCGAGGAGGCGCAGAGCGCCATCGTCGCTCTCGTGCCCGGGAGCGTGCGGAAGCTCAACGTCGAGGCGCAGGCGCCCGACGTGACCGAATCGCGCGTCGCGGCCGTCGCGAAGGCGAAGCGGGTCGACCTCAAGCTCGAGGTCGGCGTCGGCCTCGAGAGCGCGAACCCCGCCGTCGCGCGCTACAGCGTCAACAAGGAGTTCTTCCTCGCCGACTTCGAGGCCGCCGCGAAGGCGGCCGCCGCCCACGGCGCGACGCTCAAGGCCTACACGATGGTGAAGCCGCCGTACCTCACGGAGGCGGAGGCCATCGAGGACGCCGTCGCGACCGCGCGCCTTGCGGGCCCGCACGCCTCCACCGTCTCGTTCAACCCGATGAACATCCAGAAGAACACGCTCGTCGAGCGGCTCTGGACGCGCGGCCAGTACCGCCCCCCGTGGCTCTGGAGCGTGGTCGAGGTCCTGAAGCGCGCGAAGGAGGCGACGTCGACGCCCGTGAAGAGCGACCCCGTCGCGGGCGGCAAGCACCGCGGCGCGCACAATTGCGGAACGTGCGACGACCACGTCCTCGCCGCGATCCAGGCCTTCAATGTGAGCCAGGACGTGCGCGTCTTCTCGTCGCTTGCGTGCGCGTGCCAGGAGACGTGGCGCGACGTCCTCGACCTCGAAGGGTTCCACCAGGGGCCGATCGGGGAGCTTGCGGACGACGCGTGA
- the arcS gene encoding archaeosine synthase subunit alpha, with amino-acid sequence MIEVLARDGWARRARWTLGATDVETPVVLYVDTDRHPAPAHAKALLARRAPAGDRPWVQDLGSRFSPLAPAPGAAVSIAPELPYAPASGADLLAAGHAENEGALAKGQALVAIDPRAAMPTDASDLVVMGSARALVANPYALAAHVTTLRRSVGAGRLLYAPGCGLPHEMALLAYAGIDVFDSSAALLAARQGQYLTPEGPMDAAAVERAGARPCRCDACVSGATGFDWLTSHALAAVETERARVAAAIEAGRLRDLVETRIRATPEMAAHLRRFDLEHHDHFEERAPLIREGVLAATSKESLQRPEVERFRRRIESRYRKPESARVLLLLPCSARKPYSESRTHRRIAEWLERVPGRAAVHEVIVTSPLGVVPRELERVYPAAQYDLPVTGHWDEDERAMIRGALDALLERNKYDRVIVHLDETEMEIVAPVLTDFEHTVEGDPLSNESLGALVRALNDATADGPRVTWRDRMADDLAAVASWQFGEAGRSLAEGATARGKTPFVRLFDGETQLAMLTDRGLLSLTLDGGRRLLERGAYRVEIEDFVPKGSVFCVGVKGADREVRPGDEVVLHHAGDIRGVGRAALAGSEMTEVRRGVAVVGRHHVAAKEARK; translated from the coding sequence ATGATCGAGGTCCTCGCCCGCGACGGATGGGCCCGCCGGGCGCGCTGGACGCTCGGGGCAACCGACGTCGAGACGCCCGTCGTCCTCTACGTCGACACCGATCGCCACCCCGCCCCCGCGCACGCGAAGGCGCTCCTCGCGCGCCGCGCCCCCGCCGGGGATCGCCCCTGGGTGCAGGACCTCGGCTCGCGCTTCTCGCCTCTCGCGCCCGCGCCGGGCGCCGCCGTCTCCATCGCCCCCGAGCTGCCGTACGCGCCCGCCTCGGGCGCGGACCTTCTCGCCGCGGGCCACGCGGAGAACGAGGGCGCGCTCGCGAAGGGCCAGGCCCTCGTGGCCATCGACCCGCGCGCCGCCATGCCGACCGACGCGTCGGACCTCGTCGTCATGGGCTCCGCGCGCGCGCTCGTTGCGAACCCCTACGCGCTCGCGGCCCACGTCACGACGCTGCGCCGCTCGGTCGGCGCGGGTCGCCTCCTCTACGCGCCGGGCTGCGGCCTCCCGCACGAGATGGCCCTCCTCGCCTACGCGGGCATCGACGTCTTCGATTCCTCGGCCGCGCTCCTCGCCGCGCGCCAGGGCCAGTATCTCACGCCCGAGGGCCCGATGGACGCGGCCGCGGTCGAGCGCGCGGGCGCGCGGCCGTGCCGCTGCGACGCCTGCGTTTCGGGCGCGACCGGTTTCGATTGGCTTACAAGCCACGCGCTTGCGGCCGTCGAGACGGAACGCGCCCGCGTCGCGGCCGCGATCGAGGCGGGCCGCCTGCGCGACCTCGTGGAGACGCGCATCCGCGCGACGCCCGAGATGGCCGCGCACCTACGCCGCTTCGACCTCGAGCACCACGACCACTTCGAGGAGCGCGCCCCGCTCATCCGCGAAGGCGTCCTCGCGGCGACGAGCAAGGAGAGCCTCCAGAGGCCCGAGGTCGAGCGTTTCCGCCGCCGCATCGAGTCGCGCTACCGCAAGCCCGAGAGCGCTCGGGTCCTGCTCCTCCTCCCCTGCTCGGCGCGCAAGCCCTACAGCGAGTCGCGCACGCACCGCCGCATCGCGGAATGGCTCGAGCGCGTTCCCGGTCGCGCCGCCGTGCACGAGGTCATCGTCACTTCGCCCCTGGGCGTCGTGCCGCGCGAGCTGGAGCGCGTCTACCCGGCCGCGCAGTACGATCTCCCCGTCACGGGCCACTGGGACGAGGACGAGCGCGCGATGATCCGCGGCGCCCTCGACGCGCTCCTCGAGCGCAACAAGTACGACCGCGTCATCGTCCACCTCGACGAAACGGAGATGGAGATCGTCGCGCCCGTGCTGACCGACTTCGAGCACACGGTCGAAGGCGACCCGCTCTCGAACGAGAGCCTCGGCGCGCTCGTTCGCGCGCTCAACGACGCCACGGCCGACGGCCCGCGCGTCACGTGGCGCGACCGCATGGCGGACGATCTCGCGGCCGTCGCGAGCTGGCAGTTCGGCGAAGCCGGACGGTCGCTCGCGGAAGGCGCGACGGCGCGCGGGAAGACCCCGTTCGTGCGCCTCTTCGACGGCGAGACGCAGCTCGCGATGCTCACCGACCGCGGGCTCTTGTCGCTCACGCTCGACGGCGGCCGCCGCCTCCTCGAGCGCGGCGCGTACCGCGTGGAGATCGAGGACTTCGTTCCGAAAGGCAGCGTCTTCTGCGTCGGCGTCAAGGGCGCCGACCGCGAGGTCCGTCCCGGGGACGAGGTGGTCCTCCACCACGCGGGCGACATCCGCGGCGTCGGCCGGGCGGCGCTCGCGGGGAGCGAGATGACGGAGGTTCGACGAGGCGTCGCGGTCGTCGGTCGCCACCACGTTGCCGCGAAGGAGGCGAGGAAATGA
- a CDS encoding vWA domain-containing protein, giving the protein MKAPRATRVVLRPLAAPASEAGALALARDVEAASLAGRILAARDGFEAAGAELVVVAVEPRSPAKVSTDTVVELVFPAPLAKRDVFDVVLLVDASWSMGRPDASGARRLAQARRHLEAFQRQAGDLVRSAALATFAGEVAFHAPAGVHPPRSAKPAFAPLERAALGGLAEVAPRGRARAPEAMDAALAALLEAADPANRHAILLVTDDDPKDGAALGDRARRLGVAVHVLDLSKDGAAGLAALAHRSGGTLARDGFRAAFEALARAADLDPAWRDDLASPGGEEVDFEIVIRALTDEEAETPALARRFKKKDESP; this is encoded by the coding sequence ATGAAGGCCCCGAGGGCGACCCGCGTGGTCCTCCGTCCCCTCGCCGCGCCCGCCTCCGAGGCGGGGGCGCTCGCGCTCGCGCGGGACGTGGAGGCCGCGAGCCTCGCGGGGCGCATCCTCGCCGCGCGCGACGGATTCGAGGCCGCGGGCGCCGAGCTCGTGGTCGTCGCGGTCGAGCCGCGCTCGCCGGCGAAAGTCTCCACCGACACGGTGGTCGAGCTGGTCTTTCCAGCCCCCCTCGCGAAGCGCGACGTCTTCGACGTCGTCCTGCTCGTCGACGCCTCCTGGTCGATGGGACGCCCCGACGCCTCCGGCGCGCGCCGGCTCGCGCAGGCGCGGCGCCACCTCGAGGCCTTCCAACGCCAGGCCGGCGACCTCGTGCGCTCCGCCGCGCTCGCAACGTTCGCGGGCGAAGTCGCTTTCCATGCGCCGGCGGGCGTCCACCCGCCCCGGTCGGCGAAGCCAGCCTTCGCGCCGCTCGAGCGCGCGGCGCTCGGCGGTCTCGCCGAGGTCGCGCCGCGCGGTCGCGCCCGTGCGCCCGAAGCGATGGATGCGGCCCTCGCCGCGCTGCTCGAAGCGGCCGACCCCGCGAACCGCCACGCGATCCTCCTCGTGACGGACGACGACCCGAAGGATGGCGCCGCGCTCGGCGATCGGGCGCGGCGGCTCGGAGTCGCCGTGCACGTCCTCGACCTCTCGAAGGACGGGGCCGCCGGGCTCGCGGCGCTCGCCCACCGCTCCGGCGGAACGCTTGCGCGCGACGGTTTCCGCGCCGCGTTCGAAGCCCTCGCGCGCGCCGCCGACCTCGACCCCGCTTGGCGCGACGACCTCGCGTCCCCCGGAGGCGAAGAGGTCGATTTCGAGATCGTGATCCGCGCGCTGACCGACGAGGAGGCCGAGACGCCGGCCCTCGCGCGGCGCTTCAAGAAGAAGGACGAATCCCCATGA